One region of Sebastes fasciatus isolate fSebFas1 chromosome 1, fSebFas1.pri, whole genome shotgun sequence genomic DNA includes:
- the LOC141764700 gene encoding ATP-dependent RNA helicase DDX19B isoform X2, protein MATDSWAQAVDEQEAAAESIGGLQIKDKPEENGTSVTASHAREPSSAAAKPEVEAENKGTDEDETDKDDKAAQSLLNKLIRNNLVNNTNQVEVLQKDPNSPLYSVKSFEELRLKPQLLQGVYGMGFNRPSKIQETALPMMLAEPPQNLIAQSQSGTGKTAAFVLAMLSHVDPHQKYPQCLCVSPTYELALQTGKVIEQMGKQYPEVKLVYAIRGNKLPRGIKLEEQIVIGTPGTMLDWCGKFKFIDPKKITVFVLDEADVMIATQGHQDQSIRIQRMLPKNCQMLLFSATFEETVWNFAQRIVPDPNIIKLKREEETLDTIKQYYVLCNSREEKFQALCNIYGAITIAQAMIFCHTRKTAGWLAGELSREGHQVALLSGEMQVEQRAAVIDRFREGKEKVLVTTNVCARGIDVEQVSVVINFDLPVDKDGNPDNETYLHRIGRTGRFGKRGLAINMVDSKMSMNILNRIQEHFSKRIEKLDTDDLDEIEKISS, encoded by the exons ATGGCGACGGACTCCTGGGCCCAGGCGGTGGACGAGCAAGAAGCGGCGGCGGAATCG ATCGGTGGCCTCCAAATAAAAGATAAACCAGAGGAAAATG GCACATCAGTCACGGCTTCACATGCAAGAGAGCCCAGCAGTGCAGCTGCAAAGCCAGAAGTTGAGGCGGAAAACAAAGGTACAGATGAGGACGAGACTGACAAAG ACGACAAAGCGGCGCAGTCATTACTAAACAAGCTGATCCGGAATAATCTTGTCAACAACACGAATCAAGTGGAAGTTCTTCAGAAGGATCCCAACTCTCCGCTCTACTCGGTCAAGTCTTTTGAGGAGTTGCGACT CAAACCACAGCTGCTTCAGGGCGTGTACGGCATGGGTTTCAACCGGCCATCCAAAATCCAAGAGACTGCCTTACCTATGATGCTGGCCGAACC TCCACAGAATCTGATTGCTCAGTCGCAGTCGGGAACAGGGAAAACAGCTGCCTTTGTCCTGGCCATGCTCAGTCATGTAGATCCCCACCAAAAATATCCCCAG TGCCTGTGTGTGTCACCCACCTATGAACTGGCACTTCAGACTGGCAAGGTAATCGAGCAGATGGGCAAACAATATCCCGAGGTCAAACTAGTCTACGCCATCAGAGGAAATAAAT TGCCGCGGGGCATTAAGCTGGAGGAACAGATAGTTATTGGCACACCCGGGACTATGCTGGACTGGTGCGGTAAATTCAAGTTCATAGACCCCAAGAAGATCACGGTGTTTGTGCTCGACGAGGCCGACGTCATGATCGCCACACAGGGTCACCAGGACCAGAGCATCCGCATCCAGAG GATGCTCCCTAAAAACTGCCAGATGTTACTGTTCTCAGCCACGTTTGAAGAGACGGTGTGGAACTTCGCCCAGCGCATCGTGCCCGACCCCAACATCATCAAGttgaagagggaggaggagacgcTGGATACCATCAAACAGTACTATGTGTTGTGCAACAGCAGGGAAGAGAAGTTCCAAGCCCTCTGTAACATCTACGGGGCCATCACCATCGCCCAGGCCATGATCTTCTGCCAT ACAAGGAAGACTGCAGGGTGGCTTGCAGGGGAGTTGTCCAGAGAGGGCCACCAGGTAGCGCTGCTCAGTGGCGAGATGCAGGTGGAGCAGAGGGCTGCTGTCATCGACCGCTTCAGAGAGGGCAAGGAGAAGGTCCTGGTCACCACAAACGTCTGTGCCCGAG GTATCGATGTCGAGCAGGTTTCTGTTGTGATCAACTTTGACTTGCCAGTAGACAAGGACGGTAACCCAGACAACGAGACATACCTGCACAGGATTGGCCGCACGGGTCGATTTGGCAAAAGGGGACTCGCCATCAACATGGTGGACAGCAAGATGAGCATGAACATCCTCAACAGGATTCAGGAGCATTTCA GTAAGAGAATTGAAAAACTAGACACAGACGATCTGGATGAAATCGAGAAAATCTCCAGCTAA
- the LOC141764700 gene encoding ATP-dependent RNA helicase DDX19B isoform X1: protein MATDSWAQAVDEQEAAAESIGGLQIKDKPEENVYFVGTSVTASHAREPSSAAAKPEVEAENKGTDEDETDKDDKAAQSLLNKLIRNNLVNNTNQVEVLQKDPNSPLYSVKSFEELRLKPQLLQGVYGMGFNRPSKIQETALPMMLAEPPQNLIAQSQSGTGKTAAFVLAMLSHVDPHQKYPQCLCVSPTYELALQTGKVIEQMGKQYPEVKLVYAIRGNKLPRGIKLEEQIVIGTPGTMLDWCGKFKFIDPKKITVFVLDEADVMIATQGHQDQSIRIQRMLPKNCQMLLFSATFEETVWNFAQRIVPDPNIIKLKREEETLDTIKQYYVLCNSREEKFQALCNIYGAITIAQAMIFCHTRKTAGWLAGELSREGHQVALLSGEMQVEQRAAVIDRFREGKEKVLVTTNVCARGIDVEQVSVVINFDLPVDKDGNPDNETYLHRIGRTGRFGKRGLAINMVDSKMSMNILNRIQEHFSKRIEKLDTDDLDEIEKISS, encoded by the exons ATGGCGACGGACTCCTGGGCCCAGGCGGTGGACGAGCAAGAAGCGGCGGCGGAATCG ATCGGTGGCCTCCAAATAAAAGATAAACCAGAGGAAAATG TTTATTTTGTAGGCACATCAGTCACGGCTTCACATGCAAGAGAGCCCAGCAGTGCAGCTGCAAAGCCAGAAGTTGAGGCGGAAAACAAAGGTACAGATGAGGACGAGACTGACAAAG ACGACAAAGCGGCGCAGTCATTACTAAACAAGCTGATCCGGAATAATCTTGTCAACAACACGAATCAAGTGGAAGTTCTTCAGAAGGATCCCAACTCTCCGCTCTACTCGGTCAAGTCTTTTGAGGAGTTGCGACT CAAACCACAGCTGCTTCAGGGCGTGTACGGCATGGGTTTCAACCGGCCATCCAAAATCCAAGAGACTGCCTTACCTATGATGCTGGCCGAACC TCCACAGAATCTGATTGCTCAGTCGCAGTCGGGAACAGGGAAAACAGCTGCCTTTGTCCTGGCCATGCTCAGTCATGTAGATCCCCACCAAAAATATCCCCAG TGCCTGTGTGTGTCACCCACCTATGAACTGGCACTTCAGACTGGCAAGGTAATCGAGCAGATGGGCAAACAATATCCCGAGGTCAAACTAGTCTACGCCATCAGAGGAAATAAAT TGCCGCGGGGCATTAAGCTGGAGGAACAGATAGTTATTGGCACACCCGGGACTATGCTGGACTGGTGCGGTAAATTCAAGTTCATAGACCCCAAGAAGATCACGGTGTTTGTGCTCGACGAGGCCGACGTCATGATCGCCACACAGGGTCACCAGGACCAGAGCATCCGCATCCAGAG GATGCTCCCTAAAAACTGCCAGATGTTACTGTTCTCAGCCACGTTTGAAGAGACGGTGTGGAACTTCGCCCAGCGCATCGTGCCCGACCCCAACATCATCAAGttgaagagggaggaggagacgcTGGATACCATCAAACAGTACTATGTGTTGTGCAACAGCAGGGAAGAGAAGTTCCAAGCCCTCTGTAACATCTACGGGGCCATCACCATCGCCCAGGCCATGATCTTCTGCCAT ACAAGGAAGACTGCAGGGTGGCTTGCAGGGGAGTTGTCCAGAGAGGGCCACCAGGTAGCGCTGCTCAGTGGCGAGATGCAGGTGGAGCAGAGGGCTGCTGTCATCGACCGCTTCAGAGAGGGCAAGGAGAAGGTCCTGGTCACCACAAACGTCTGTGCCCGAG GTATCGATGTCGAGCAGGTTTCTGTTGTGATCAACTTTGACTTGCCAGTAGACAAGGACGGTAACCCAGACAACGAGACATACCTGCACAGGATTGGCCGCACGGGTCGATTTGGCAAAAGGGGACTCGCCATCAACATGGTGGACAGCAAGATGAGCATGAACATCCTCAACAGGATTCAGGAGCATTTCA GTAAGAGAATTGAAAAACTAGACACAGACGATCTGGATGAAATCGAGAAAATCTCCAGCTAA